Proteins found in one Sporosarcina jeotgali genomic segment:
- a CDS encoding amidohydrolase, whose translation MTAAQQIRNWFEHFHANPEVSWKETETTQEIARILTELEVPFKTFEDVTGAIAEIGEGDSVVAVRADIDALWQEIEGVFQANHSCGHDGHMAMVLGALAHLKEENLGSRIRFIFQPAEEKGNGSNAMIDRGAVDDVNCMFGIHLRPQEELPLGKASAAIRHGAAYFVEGKITGVDAHGARPHQGVNAIDPLLAIGQFLKTLQFSPYEAYSVKLTNIQAGGESLNIIPGSAKFGLDIRAQSNDVLQQLKKRVDTGIQQIAELYRTKIDLEWADYTPAAEVSDEAAAIAREGILEILGEDGLAEDVITSGSDDFHFYTIRNPELKATMIGLGADLGPGLHHPAMTFNRDALVTGAEILAETLKRASFKA comes from the coding sequence ATGACTGCCGCACAACAAATTAGAAACTGGTTTGAGCACTTTCATGCGAATCCGGAAGTAAGTTGGAAAGAAACTGAAACTACACAGGAAATCGCACGCATTCTTACTGAATTGGAAGTCCCTTTTAAAACGTTTGAAGATGTGACGGGCGCAATTGCAGAAATTGGGGAAGGGGATTCAGTCGTTGCGGTACGCGCAGATATCGATGCTTTGTGGCAAGAAATCGAAGGGGTCTTCCAGGCGAATCATTCCTGCGGGCACGACGGTCACATGGCGATGGTGCTCGGGGCACTTGCTCATTTGAAAGAAGAGAACCTCGGGAGCAGAATCCGATTCATCTTCCAGCCGGCAGAAGAAAAGGGGAATGGGTCAAATGCGATGATTGACCGCGGAGCAGTCGATGATGTGAACTGCATGTTTGGCATCCATTTGCGGCCGCAAGAGGAACTTCCGTTGGGGAAAGCATCCGCTGCGATTCGTCATGGGGCTGCTTACTTTGTAGAGGGGAAAATTACTGGTGTTGATGCACATGGAGCCCGTCCGCATCAAGGTGTTAACGCGATTGACCCGCTGCTTGCGATCGGACAGTTTTTGAAGACGTTGCAATTTTCTCCGTACGAAGCGTATTCTGTGAAATTGACGAACATCCAAGCGGGAGGGGAAAGCTTGAACATCATTCCAGGCTCTGCGAAGTTCGGTTTGGACATCCGAGCCCAGTCCAATGACGTGCTGCAGCAATTGAAAAAACGTGTCGATACAGGAATTCAGCAAATTGCTGAGCTCTATCGTACTAAAATCGATTTGGAATGGGCAGACTATACGCCGGCAGCGGAAGTATCAGATGAAGCAGCGGCGATTGCACGAGAGGGTATTTTAGAAATACTGGGAGAAGACGGTCTTGCTGAAGACGTGATCACTTCAGGCAGTGATGATTTCCATTTCTATACGATTCGCAATCCAGAGTTGAAAGCGACTATGATTGGCCTTGGTGCGGATTTAGGACCAGGCTTGCATCATCCTGCAATGACGTTCAATCGGGATGCACTCGTAACTGGCGCTGAAATTCTTGCTGAAACACTGAAACGGGCTAGTTTTAAAGCATAA
- a CDS encoding cytochrome c oxidase subunit 2A — protein MAKKQKSNAVASSEESSNLKGTFIMVMILGVLMVGAWFGAYWLFISR, from the coding sequence ATGGCAAAAAAGCAAAAAAGTAACGCAGTCGCTTCATCAGAAGAATCTTCGAACTTAAAAGGAACCTTCATTATGGTAATGATCCTCGGGGTACTGATGGTAGGAGCATGGTTCGGCGCTTATTGGCTTTTCATTTCAAGATAA
- a CDS encoding accessory Sec system S-layer assembly protein gives MKFLSLFKKTEKTGSDSTIGSEELMAGTGGPAGDEDIETALSLHPSWELPQEQEYVFRFLANELETLKPNQISLSGIDIDVEPATGEFLVKAFFRSSLDQTITVGEVELMLMDEDGKTLGSQQFDLSELGEIAPRSARPWVFVFTKDNLFVEEPPKENWKLAFNVQSMVPHKLELEESWETSLPAEQKAALEEVVGNLPKLKPREVNIAGFQVGKQEDGSIAASVFIRNGHSKQINIEKLPLELIDATGEVVASGSFDIGSLPVSANTTKPWTFVYPIEMVSKEEPDFSRWTIRVPQQNA, from the coding sequence ATGAAATTTCTTTCATTATTTAAAAAGACCGAGAAAACAGGCAGCGACAGCACAATCGGTTCTGAAGAACTAATGGCCGGTACAGGCGGCCCCGCTGGAGACGAGGATATCGAAACAGCGCTATCCCTTCACCCTTCATGGGAATTGCCTCAAGAACAGGAATACGTATTCCGTTTTCTTGCAAACGAACTAGAAACACTGAAACCAAACCAAATTTCATTGTCGGGAATCGATATTGACGTTGAACCGGCAACAGGTGAATTTTTGGTCAAAGCATTTTTCCGTTCATCATTAGACCAAACGATTACTGTTGGTGAAGTGGAATTAATGCTAATGGACGAAGACGGAAAGACTCTTGGATCTCAACAATTCGATTTGAGTGAGCTCGGGGAAATCGCTCCGCGCAGCGCACGTCCTTGGGTATTCGTTTTCACTAAAGACAATCTCTTCGTCGAAGAGCCGCCTAAAGAAAACTGGAAACTTGCGTTCAACGTTCAGTCTATGGTGCCTCACAAGCTAGAACTAGAAGAGTCTTGGGAGACAAGCCTTCCAGCTGAGCAAAAAGCAGCACTTGAAGAAGTTGTCGGGAACCTGCCAAAGTTGAAACCGCGTGAAGTTAACATCGCTGGATTCCAAGTTGGAAAGCAAGAAGATGGAAGCATTGCTGCATCCGTCTTCATCCGCAACGGTCACTCCAAGCAAATTAATATCGAGAAGCTGCCGCTTGAATTGATCGACGCAACAGGTGAAGTGGTTGCGAGCGGTTCGTTCGATATCGGTTCACTTCCTGTCAGTGCAAATACAACGAAGCCATGGACTTTTGTTTATCCAATTGAAATGGTTTCTAAAGAAGAACCGGATTTCTCTCGCTGGACCATCCGTGTTCCTCAGCAAAATGCATAA
- a CDS encoding cytochrome c oxidase subunit II: MHLHKYEKVWLTFGMASLVIFLLIIGFAAFWKGTHPQSHLETIDQNNVEAHDSFKPENLGLTEVADGKYKVNIVASAFNYDFGVDKDEKAVKTIRVPQGSTVLFTITSKDVVHGFQVAGTNVNMMVEPGHISRYEAVMKNKGEFTIVCNEYCGIGHHQMFGKVEVY; encoded by the coding sequence ATGCATCTGCACAAGTATGAGAAAGTTTGGCTTACGTTTGGTATGGCATCATTAGTTATTTTTCTTTTAATTATAGGATTTGCAGCATTTTGGAAAGGGACTCACCCTCAAAGTCATTTGGAAACGATTGACCAGAACAACGTGGAAGCACATGATTCTTTCAAGCCTGAAAACCTGGGTCTGACAGAAGTTGCTGACGGTAAGTATAAAGTCAATATCGTCGCTTCTGCATTCAACTACGATTTCGGCGTGGATAAAGACGAAAAGGCTGTAAAGACCATTCGTGTGCCACAGGGATCCACAGTTCTCTTTACAATTACATCCAAAGACGTTGTTCACGGATTTCAAGTTGCCGGAACGAATGTCAACATGATGGTTGAACCTGGTCACATTAGCCGGTACGAAGCGGTTATGAAAAATAAAGGCGAGTTCACAATCGTCTGTAACGAATATTGCGGCATCGGTCACCACCAGATGTTTGGAAAGGTAGAGGTGTATTAA
- a CDS encoding SDR family NAD(P)-dependent oxidoreductase, with protein sequence MGRMQDKVAFITGGASGMGEMMVNLFTAEGAKVIAADINTDALKAKWDTKENVEYLKLNVTDADNWEEAMKTAEDKFGQIDILINCAGISTEKAPADITLADWQRLHDINSFGTYAGMRAVVPYMKKAGKGSIVNISSYTALVGMGFNPYSASKGSVRAISRAAAAEFGKDQVRVNTVFPGVIQTPMVANLESSKAALEGLIKMTPLARLGQPEDVGNAVMFLASDEASYITGAELVIDGGFSAR encoded by the coding sequence ATGGGCAGAATGCAAGATAAAGTAGCGTTTATTACAGGCGGAGCTTCAGGCATGGGCGAAATGATGGTGAACTTGTTCACAGCAGAAGGTGCAAAAGTCATCGCTGCAGACATCAACACGGATGCACTTAAAGCTAAATGGGATACAAAAGAAAACGTTGAATATCTTAAATTAAACGTAACTGACGCTGACAACTGGGAAGAAGCAATGAAGACAGCAGAAGATAAATTCGGTCAAATTGATATCCTAATCAACTGTGCGGGAATCTCTACTGAAAAAGCACCAGCAGACATTACACTTGCTGACTGGCAGCGCCTGCACGACATTAACTCGTTCGGTACTTACGCGGGTATGCGTGCAGTAGTACCTTACATGAAGAAAGCTGGCAAAGGTTCAATCGTCAACATTTCTTCTTACACAGCACTAGTTGGTATGGGCTTCAATCCATACTCCGCTTCTAAAGGTTCTGTTCGTGCGATTTCACGTGCAGCAGCAGCTGAATTCGGTAAAGACCAAGTTCGCGTAAACACAGTATTCCCTGGTGTTATCCAGACTCCAATGGTAGCAAACCTTGAGTCTTCTAAAGCAGCTCTTGAGGGTCTTATCAAAATGACTCCACTTGCTCGCCTTGGACAGCCTGAAGACGTAGGCAACGCAGTAATGTTCTTAGCTTCTGATGAAGCTTCTTACATCACTGGTGCTGAACTCGTAATCGACGGCGGTTTCTCAGCACGCTAA
- a CDS encoding SCP2 sterol-binding domain-containing protein, translated as MIEHEKDLQQTWEEIERQLNDNSAPIQGLNVSYGFNLSGNEAGNYVLTFADNQASVTAKETDIADCTLTMKVEDFYKLLAGKLNTTTAFMMGKLKVKGSLGLALKLENILTQYRF; from the coding sequence GTGATTGAACATGAAAAGGATCTTCAACAGACATGGGAAGAAATCGAGCGGCAGCTGAACGACAATTCCGCACCGATTCAAGGATTGAATGTGAGTTATGGTTTTAATTTATCGGGGAATGAAGCGGGGAATTACGTGTTAACGTTCGCAGACAACCAAGCCAGCGTCACAGCAAAAGAAACCGACATCGCGGATTGTACGTTAACCATGAAAGTCGAGGACTTCTATAAATTACTCGCAGGCAAGTTAAACACCACCACCGCCTTCATGATGGGCAAACTAAAAGTAAAAGGAAGCCTCGGACTTGCACTCAAACTGGAAAACATTTTGACACAGTATCGTTTTTAA
- a CDS encoding glucosamine-6-phosphate deaminase, whose product MQTIVVESKEQGAEKIVELVREELEAGSLNVLGLATGSTMEPVYEKMVASDLDFTSVTAFNLDEYVGIPATHKNSYAYYMNHLLFNEKPFKETHIENGMAENLEEECVRYETLLKENPLDIQLLGIGENGHIAFNEPGTSPESVTHVVELTESTIAVNSQYFTEDETMPVTALTMGISSIMQAKKLIVAAFGEKKRAALEKLFAGEVSTEWPVTYLLDHPNVVVITDLKL is encoded by the coding sequence ATTCAAACGATTGTTGTTGAAAGTAAAGAACAAGGTGCGGAAAAGATCGTTGAACTCGTACGTGAAGAACTAGAAGCAGGCAGCTTAAACGTTCTAGGACTTGCAACAGGAAGTACAATGGAGCCTGTCTATGAAAAAATGGTGGCATCTGATCTTGATTTTACAAGTGTAACTGCGTTCAATCTTGACGAATATGTTGGGATCCCCGCAACACACAAAAACAGCTATGCGTATTACATGAACCATCTTTTATTCAACGAAAAGCCATTTAAAGAGACGCATATCGAAAACGGCATGGCAGAAAATTTAGAAGAAGAATGTGTTCGTTATGAGACGCTGTTGAAAGAAAATCCGTTGGATATCCAGTTGCTTGGAATCGGTGAGAATGGACATATCGCGTTTAACGAACCGGGTACATCACCAGAATCTGTTACGCACGTTGTCGAACTGACAGAGTCAACAATTGCGGTGAACAGCCAATACTTCACAGAAGATGAAACGATGCCTGTCACTGCGTTAACAATGGGAATTTCATCAATCATGCAAGCGAAAAAACTTATCGTTGCAGCATTCGGCGAGAAAAAACGTGCAGCACTTGAAAAACTGTTCGCGGGCGAAGTGTCAACGGAATGGCCAGTGACCTATTTGCTGGATCACCCGAATGTAGTCGTCATTACTGATTTGAAGTTGTAA
- a CDS encoding sensor domain-containing phosphodiesterase translates to MNRSKKELTEFIARMQEQQHQLFKQAKQLELTPESMRDVLYELCENIAGIMQADRVSIWLFNDDKTTLTEHLTFTANSVSIPVIRQLDAVHAKPYFEAIVNQRVNSFSDIAKSEALQSLPVNYFKGSPITSLLDASIIMSRGIGGILCCETVERRNWSKLDEVFMAAIADMLSFVFDRMNRLEMEDRVHDLAYTDLLTGIDNENAFIEKVNDKIHKAGNELYGAFLYMKVDQFTSIQSVLGPEGTKISLKKVADRLGALFPKGSIFARIAFDHFIIFTEHHNNKEKNGNDMEHILSEMRKPIIIKRQELFLTFSYGVSFYPDHVNDAYEGIQAAKIALDSSQKLGNRKTRAIYDPHMYEQWEEEMHSEMNFGKGLDMNEFRLFYQPQVESLTHKVTGVEALIRWQHPEKGLLMPGAFIDIAETTGFITQIGEWAVSQACRQLKSWEQQGLGSLTISVNISPRHFLHYYFPAFLNSCIEEYNINPANLIIEITENVAIEDSKVVELQIQKVQEMGFPISIDDFGTGYSAFIYLQRFSIQEVKIDRQFVSKIETDVKSRAIVRAILTLAKSLHMHTVAEGVETIGQLKRLEELGCFEIQGYYFSKPVPIEELNSWLLASPRFPFLYLPIETA, encoded by the coding sequence ATGAACAGATCAAAGAAAGAGTTAACGGAGTTTATAGCAAGAATGCAAGAACAGCAACATCAGCTGTTTAAACAAGCGAAGCAGCTGGAGCTCACCCCGGAATCCATGAGAGATGTCCTTTATGAACTTTGTGAAAATATAGCAGGGATTATGCAGGCGGATCGTGTGAGTATCTGGTTATTCAATGATGACAAAACCACGCTTACTGAGCATCTGACATTTACAGCGAATTCCGTATCGATTCCTGTCATTCGGCAACTCGATGCAGTCCATGCGAAGCCTTATTTTGAAGCTATTGTGAATCAACGAGTGAATTCGTTTTCAGATATCGCGAAAAGTGAGGCGCTTCAATCACTTCCGGTCAATTATTTCAAGGGAAGCCCGATTACATCTTTACTGGATGCTTCTATTATTATGAGCCGGGGAATTGGCGGGATTCTTTGCTGTGAAACGGTAGAAAGACGCAACTGGTCCAAACTGGATGAAGTATTCATGGCTGCGATTGCGGATATGCTGTCATTCGTGTTCGATCGAATGAATCGATTGGAGATGGAAGACCGAGTTCATGATTTAGCCTATACGGATTTATTGACAGGCATCGACAACGAAAATGCTTTCATTGAAAAAGTGAATGATAAAATACATAAAGCTGGTAATGAACTCTATGGAGCATTTTTATATATGAAGGTGGACCAATTTACGTCGATACAAAGTGTTCTCGGTCCTGAAGGCACGAAAATCTCGTTGAAAAAAGTGGCAGATCGACTTGGTGCGTTATTTCCTAAAGGCTCAATTTTTGCCAGGATTGCATTTGATCATTTCATCATATTTACAGAACATCATAATAACAAAGAGAAAAATGGAAATGACATGGAGCATATTCTTTCAGAGATGCGAAAGCCGATTATAATTAAGAGACAAGAACTTTTTTTGACATTCAGTTATGGCGTCTCTTTTTATCCGGATCACGTAAACGATGCATACGAGGGGATTCAGGCAGCGAAAATTGCACTGGATTCTTCTCAAAAACTGGGCAATCGAAAAACTCGTGCAATCTATGACCCTCATATGTATGAGCAGTGGGAAGAGGAAATGCATTCTGAGATGAATTTCGGAAAAGGGTTAGACATGAATGAGTTTCGTCTATTTTATCAGCCGCAAGTTGAAAGCTTGACGCATAAAGTGACGGGTGTCGAGGCACTCATACGATGGCAGCATCCAGAGAAAGGACTTCTGATGCCTGGAGCGTTTATCGATATCGCAGAGACTACGGGGTTTATCACACAAATCGGTGAGTGGGCAGTGAGTCAAGCCTGCCGGCAATTGAAAAGCTGGGAACAGCAAGGACTGGGATCCTTGACGATTTCCGTCAACATCTCCCCCAGACACTTTTTGCATTATTACTTCCCCGCATTTTTAAATAGCTGCATCGAGGAATATAATATTAACCCTGCAAATCTGATCATTGAAATTACCGAAAATGTTGCTATCGAAGATTCAAAGGTCGTAGAACTGCAAATTCAAAAAGTCCAAGAAATGGGCTTTCCGATATCCATTGATGACTTTGGAACAGGGTATTCCGCGTTCATTTACTTGCAGCGTTTTTCAATTCAGGAAGTGAAAATTGATCGGCAGTTTGTTTCAAAGATTGAAACCGATGTTAAGAGCCGTGCGATTGTCCGCGCGATTTTAACGCTTGCGAAGAGCCTGCATATGCATACAGTAGCTGAAGGGGTAGAAACCATCGGGCAGTTGAAACGACTGGAAGAGCTGGGATGTTTTGAAATTCAAGGGTACTATTTCAGTAAGCCGGTTCCGATAGAAGAGTTGAACAGCTGGCTTCTCGCGTCCCCTCGATTTCCATTTTTATATCTGCCTATTGAGACTGCGTAA
- the secA2 gene encoding accessory Sec system translocase SecA2 codes for MLSIFKRSNQTSDRQLKKYRKIVDRINKLEANYVDLTDEQLAEKTVEFKERLTNGETVQAITPEAFAVVREASKRVLHMRHFDVQLIGGMVLTEGNIAEMPTGEGKTLVASLPSYVRALEGKGVHIITVNDYLARRDFDQMGQIHRFLGLSVGLNVPMMQGLEKKEAYDADITYGVGTEFGFDYLRDNMAQHISQKVQRPYHYAIIDEVDSVLIDEAKTPLIVAGKMQADADLHMIAARLAKRFKQGVDFDFDDETKSTSLTETGIEKVEKAFGVDNLYDLEHQTLYHYMIQAVRAYVIFKRDVDYIVRDQKIELVDMFTGRIMDGRTLSDGLHQAIEAKEGLPITDENKAQAQITIQNYFRMYPRLCGMTGTAKTQEKEFREVYNMQVIQIPTNRPRQRIDQEDFVFKTIDQKYKAMAKEVAERHKVGQPVLVGTTSILQSEKVVEYLDEHKLDYNLLNAKSVEQEVDLISNAGQKGHITVATNMAGRGTDIVLGDGVEDLGGLFVLGTEKHESRRVDNQLRGRSGRQGDKGESRFFLSLEDDMFKRFAKDDIEKFIKKVETDDTGLVLNKDVNELTEQTQRIVEGAHYSMREYNLKLDDVINDQRNVLYGLRDNVLDRNDVNGLLQTMLKETTEFVVFDSCPDGETPDQWDFERIERTMNSLLRNPLELPRTFEKPMQIVKFYTEPLDELVAYIQSFEDNEQVNQLIPQVMLSHIDTMWVKHLEVMTRLKEGIGLRSYGQEDPMRIYQREGLELFGKHYQKLRRDIASEVIQFMKILTEQQEQQSEEVNS; via the coding sequence ATGCTATCCATTTTTAAACGATCAAACCAAACCAGTGATCGACAGCTTAAGAAATATCGAAAAATCGTTGATCGTATAAATAAATTAGAAGCCAATTATGTCGACTTAACAGACGAACAGCTTGCTGAAAAAACAGTTGAATTCAAAGAACGTCTCACGAATGGTGAAACGGTTCAAGCCATTACACCTGAAGCATTTGCGGTTGTGCGCGAGGCTTCAAAACGCGTCCTTCACATGCGTCATTTTGACGTACAGTTAATCGGCGGCATGGTGCTGACAGAAGGTAACATTGCAGAAATGCCGACAGGAGAAGGTAAAACGCTTGTTGCTTCCCTTCCCTCTTATGTACGCGCCCTTGAAGGTAAAGGCGTTCATATCATTACAGTGAATGACTATCTGGCTCGCCGTGACTTCGATCAGATGGGACAAATTCATCGTTTCCTCGGCTTGAGCGTTGGATTGAACGTGCCGATGATGCAAGGTCTTGAAAAGAAAGAAGCATACGATGCTGATATCACATACGGAGTCGGTACCGAGTTCGGCTTTGACTACTTGCGTGACAATATGGCGCAGCACATTAGCCAGAAGGTTCAACGACCGTACCATTACGCAATTATTGACGAAGTGGACAGTGTTTTGATTGACGAAGCGAAGACGCCGTTGATTGTCGCAGGTAAAATGCAGGCAGATGCGGACCTTCATATGATTGCAGCACGGCTGGCAAAACGTTTCAAACAAGGTGTGGATTTCGACTTTGATGACGAAACCAAATCGACATCGTTAACTGAAACAGGTATTGAGAAAGTGGAGAAAGCATTTGGGGTTGATAACCTATATGACCTTGAACACCAAACTCTCTACCATTATATGATTCAAGCAGTTCGTGCCTATGTCATTTTCAAACGGGACGTTGACTATATCGTCCGCGACCAAAAGATTGAATTGGTCGATATGTTTACAGGCCGGATCATGGATGGACGAACGTTGTCAGATGGCTTGCATCAAGCGATTGAAGCAAAAGAAGGGCTTCCAATCACTGATGAAAACAAAGCTCAGGCACAGATTACTATCCAAAACTATTTCCGCATGTATCCGCGGCTTTGCGGGATGACAGGGACTGCGAAAACGCAGGAAAAAGAGTTCCGGGAAGTTTACAACATGCAAGTCATTCAAATTCCTACAAACCGTCCCCGTCAGCGGATTGACCAGGAAGACTTTGTCTTTAAAACAATTGACCAAAAGTACAAAGCAATGGCAAAAGAAGTAGCTGAACGCCACAAAGTCGGGCAGCCGGTACTGGTCGGAACTACTTCAATCTTGCAATCCGAGAAAGTTGTCGAGTATTTGGATGAACATAAACTTGATTACAACTTGTTAAATGCGAAAAGTGTTGAGCAGGAAGTCGATTTAATCTCTAACGCAGGTCAAAAAGGACATATTACGGTCGCTACAAACATGGCCGGCCGCGGTACTGATATTGTCCTTGGTGACGGGGTTGAAGATCTTGGCGGATTGTTTGTGCTTGGAACTGAAAAGCACGAAAGCCGACGGGTCGATAACCAGCTTCGAGGACGTTCAGGTCGTCAAGGAGACAAAGGTGAATCCAGGTTCTTCTTATCTCTGGAAGACGATATGTTCAAACGTTTTGCGAAAGATGATATTGAGAAATTTATAAAGAAAGTCGAAACTGATGACACGGGCTTAGTCCTTAACAAAGATGTCAATGAGCTGACAGAACAGACTCAGCGTATTGTTGAAGGTGCTCATTACTCAATGCGTGAATACAATTTAAAGCTGGATGATGTCATTAATGATCAGCGAAACGTCTTGTACGGATTGCGTGACAACGTGTTAGATCGCAATGATGTAAACGGACTTTTGCAAACGATGTTAAAAGAAACAACAGAGTTCGTTGTTTTCGACAGCTGTCCAGATGGAGAAACTCCGGATCAGTGGGATTTCGAGCGCATCGAACGAACGATGAATTCGCTGCTTCGTAATCCGCTAGAACTGCCGCGAACATTTGAAAAGCCAATGCAAATCGTGAAGTTCTATACGGAGCCACTTGACGAATTGGTTGCATACATCCAATCATTTGAGGATAATGAGCAAGTGAACCAGCTTATTCCACAAGTTATGCTGAGCCATATCGATACAATGTGGGTGAAGCATCTAGAAGTGATGACACGGTTGAAAGAAGGAATTGGACTCCGCTCTTACGGGCAAGAAGATCCAATGCGAATTTATCAGCGCGAAGGATTGGAACTCTTCGGCAAACATTATCAAAAACTGCGCAGGGATATTGCATCTGAAGTCATTCAGTTCATGAAAATCCTAACAGAACAGCAAGAACAACAATCAGAGGAGGTTAACTCATGA
- a CDS encoding b(o/a)3-type cytochrome-c oxidase subunit 1: MDGTENNLRLFPKKDARLYMSFMYVTFVSLLVGGLMGLLQTFVRSGRFTLPFNINYYTILTVHGVILGLVLTTFFILGFQFALMGKTVGISDKQRNAGWVSFWMMLVGTIMAAVTILVGEANVLYTFYAPLAAHPAFYIGLALVIIGSWVGAFTNFRQLYVWKKAHKGEKSPLLAFMVVINMLMWVIASLGVAIAVVVQFIPWSLGYTETINVLVSRTLFWYFGHPLVYFWLLPAYMAWYAIIPKIIGGKLFSDSLARLAFILLLMFSIPVGFHHQLTEPGIDPTWKFIQVVLTMMVVIPSLMTAFSIFATFEITGRKKGFSSLFGWFKKLPWGDVRFFAPFVGMAAFIPGGIGGIINASHQMNALVHNTIWITGHFHLTIATTVILTYFGIAYWLVPHLTGRRLTKQLNKLGIIQTIIWTVGMTIMSTAMHIQGLLGGPRRSAYSEYAGGAQVDTWIGYQLAQAIGGTILFIGILLMTYIFIKLAFFAPRGVEEFPIAAEDEDAQKTPKILENWYVWIGITIALIAFAYTIPMIDIIKHSPPGSVPFKWPIGRM, encoded by the coding sequence ATGGATGGAACTGAAAATAATCTTCGTTTATTCCCTAAAAAAGATGCACGGCTCTACATGTCATTCATGTATGTCACGTTCGTTTCATTACTCGTCGGCGGCCTTATGGGGCTTCTGCAGACGTTTGTCCGTTCTGGCAGATTCACGTTGCCTTTCAACATTAACTACTACACGATTTTAACGGTTCACGGAGTGATTCTTGGACTTGTATTGACAACTTTCTTCATTTTAGGATTCCAGTTTGCCCTTATGGGGAAAACAGTCGGAATTTCGGATAAACAGCGGAACGCCGGCTGGGTCTCCTTCTGGATGATGCTGGTCGGTACGATTATGGCTGCCGTTACAATCTTAGTCGGTGAAGCGAACGTTTTGTATACATTCTATGCACCGCTTGCAGCTCACCCTGCCTTTTATATCGGTCTGGCACTTGTCATTATCGGCAGCTGGGTTGGCGCGTTTACAAACTTCCGCCAGCTGTATGTCTGGAAAAAAGCGCACAAAGGTGAAAAATCCCCGCTTCTTGCGTTTATGGTTGTCATTAACATGCTCATGTGGGTCATCGCATCCCTTGGTGTTGCGATTGCAGTAGTTGTCCAATTCATCCCTTGGTCACTCGGATACACGGAAACGATCAACGTGCTCGTCAGCCGTACATTGTTCTGGTACTTCGGTCACCCGCTTGTGTACTTCTGGCTGCTTCCTGCTTATATGGCCTGGTATGCAATTATCCCGAAAATCATCGGTGGAAAACTATTCAGTGATTCACTCGCACGTCTTGCATTCATCCTGCTCTTGATGTTCTCGATTCCAGTCGGGTTCCACCACCAGCTGACAGAGCCGGGAATTGACCCTACTTGGAAATTCATTCAAGTCGTATTGACCATGATGGTTGTTATCCCTTCCTTGATGACCGCATTCTCGATTTTTGCGACTTTCGAGATCACAGGACGTAAAAAAGGTTTCAGCAGTCTCTTCGGCTGGTTCAAGAAACTGCCATGGGGCGATGTACGGTTCTTCGCGCCATTTGTCGGTATGGCGGCCTTCATCCCGGGTGGTATCGGCGGTATTATTAACGCGTCCCACCAAATGAATGCACTTGTTCACAATACGATTTGGATTACAGGTCACTTCCATTTAACGATTGCAACAACCGTTATTTTGACATACTTCGGGATTGCCTACTGGCTTGTGCCCCACTTGACGGGCCGTCGTTTAACTAAGCAATTGAACAAACTCGGAATCATCCAAACGATTATTTGGACAGTTGGTATGACAATCATGTCAACGGCGATGCACATTCAAGGCCTCCTCGGCGGTCCGCGTCGTTCTGCGTACTCTGAATACGCTGGCGGTGCACAGGTCGATACTTGGATCGGTTACCAGCTTGCACAAGCAATCGGCGGTACCATCCTGTTCATCGGTATTCTCTTGATGACATATATCTTCATTAAGCTTGCATTTTTTGCACCAAGAGGCGTCGAAGAATTCCCGATTGCTGCTGAAGATGAAGATGCACAAAAAACACCGAAAATACTTGAAAACTGGTATGTATGGATTGGTATTACGATTGCACTAATTGCTTTCGCTTATACCATCCCGATGATTGACATTATTAAACACTCTCCACCAGGATCTGTGCCGTTCAAATGGCCGATTGGCAGAATGTAA